GACACTCGGGAATGTATTTGCATATACATTGATACTCAGTATTATTTTCCAGATCCTGTTCTTCTTCAATGTAGATGCGGTACTGAATTTGTTCGGTGCCACATCTGATAACCTGCCCTACGCAAAGGAATACTCGGTTGTGATCCTGCAGGGCGCATTTGCATTTACCTTCGGTTTCGTATTGAACAATCTCGTGAGGGCCGAGGGTAATTCAAAGGTTGCCATGAACAACATGGTTTTCTCAGGTGTCCTGAACATTTTCCTTGATGCCATCCTTATGTTCGGATTCGGGATGGGTGTTAAGGGTGCGGCTCTTGCAACCGTACTTGCACAACTTGCAGGCACTCTGTATCTATTGCACTACTATATGAGCGGAAAAAGTCCCCTGAAACTTGAACTGGGTAATCTTGTTCCTCAGTTCCCACTGATAAAAGAGATAACATTGATTGGCTTTGGTTCCTTTGTGATGGGAGCATCCAACAGTTTCATGATGCTGGTACTAAACAATGTGCTTGCGGTCTATGGTGGTGATCTTTCCATAGCCGTCTTTGGTGTAGCCATTAAACTGATGATGCTGATTCTTATGCCTATTATCGGTATCTCACACGGCCTCCAGCCAATAGTCGGTTACAACTTCGGTGCGGAAAATTATGCAAGGGTGAATGAATCCGTCAAAAAATCGTTGATTGTCACTACTATGTTCGGGCTGGCAGGCCTGATATTGTTATCCATGTTCCCGGGTACTTTCTTCAGCCTGTTCAGTACGGATGCGGATCTTATCAGCAGTGGAGCATCCGCTATGAGAATAATGGTTCTCGCAAGCCCTCTGATCGGTATTAACGTGATCGGAACTACTCTGTTCCAGTCGGTGGGGAAAGCCCGGCCATCCTTTTTCCTGTCAATGTGCCGTCAGATACTTTTCCTGATACCACTGGTGATCCTGCTTCCATACTACTTCGATCTTTCAGGTGTGTGGATGGCTTCCCCACTGTCTGACCTGTTTGCCAGCCTTCTTAGTATGTTCTTTGTCCTGAAGGAATATCAGTATTTCAAACACCGGGTAGACGGTGATTACTCCTGATATTTCCACTTTTTGAGTGTGTTCACGACAATTATTTATAATTGTGAATCCCTGCTTTATATGGGAGGTTATCATATGCCGGAGAAATCCTGGTTCTTTGCAATGAAGGAAAATGAACTGAATGAGGGAAAAATAGGTTTTGCCAGGGTAAAAGGCACTCCTGTTATTCTTGTAAAGAAGGATGATACTATCTATTCCCTATATGGCAAATGTCTTCATATGGGCTGTCGCCTGTCCAAGGGAAATTTCATCGATGACTATACGTTAAAATGTGGTTGTCATGGCTGGGAATATGATATAAGATCCGGCAAGCATAATGGTGATGATAATACTGCTCTTGAAATTTATGAAAATAAAATAGAAGACGGGAAAATCCTGGTCCTGCTTTAAAAGAATAATCCTGACAGAAGGTGTGTATTTTTGGCTTCATGGATCTTTGCAATAAATGAGAATGAAATTAATGACGGTGAGAATAAGCCGTTACTTCTTGAAGGTAATGCGATACTTCTGGCCAGACAGGAGGGAAACTATTACGCGATGTCCAATAAATGTCCACATATGGGCTGTCCTTTTTCAAAAGGGACCATGGAAGGTTTCATTGTAAAATGTCCCTGCCATGACTGGGAATTCGATATCAGAAACGGAGAGTTTCTCACTGCATCGGAGATTAAGAATCCTGTATATGATACTAAGATCTCTGAAGGTCAGGTTTTTGTTAATATGGAAGGTGATCATTAATGAAGAAGATAATGATGTATACTCTGAGTACCTGTCCCTGGTGTATGAGGGCGAAGAAATTTTTCCGGGAAAAGGATATTCCCTTTGAGTATATCGATTACGATAAAGCCGATGAAGAAACCCGAAAGTCTATTCAGGAAGACTGCAAGGCTCATGGTGAGGAGATGTCCTTCCCTTTTGTCAAGACCGGAGAAGATGTAGTGGTAGGCTATAACCCTGAGAAATATTCAAAATTGCTGAAATCATGAAGGGTTGCTAATGGATACTGAAAAGCGAAAAGAACAACTCAGAAATATGTTCCAGCCACTTATTGAGTCTCTGGGATATAAATACAGTCCTGATGAGGAACTGGTTGATTTCCTGCTTGAGCAGGAAGTAAATCTGGAAAAGGAAAAGGGAAGTCCATACTGTCCCTGTCAGGGATTGACCGGAGAGCGGGAACACGATATGAAACTGGTATGTCCCTGTATACCTTTCCACAGGGAGCACTTTGACGCAATGAGGCGTTGCTGGTGCGGTCTTTATGTTCATAAGGATGTTGACAATCCTGATGACCTTCCTCAGATATCAAGGAAGGAATTTGAGCAGTCAAGAAATAAGGAGTGAAATACATGGTGGGGGAAGAGAACGAGGTCATACGGAACATAAAAACAAGAAGGAGTGTCCGTGACTATACTGATAAGCAGGTGAGCGAGGAATCCATAAATACGATCATAGATGCGGGAATACACGCTCCCACAGGTTTTGGGTCGGAACCCTGGTTCTTTGTGGTGATCCAGAACAGGGAAATGATGCAAAGGATGTCCGATTACTGCAAACCGAAATTGCTTTCGCAACTTGAGGATGTGCCAAGCGACAATGTTACTGAGTTTAAAAAGATGCTTAAAAAGGAAGAGTTTGATATCTTCTACAATGCTCCTCTGCTGATCATCGTACTTGGTAGCAATGCAGGTTTTACAACGGACTACGATTGTGCAATGTGTGCCCAGAACATGATGCTTGCAGCTCATTCCATGGGAATTGGCAGCTGCTGGGTGGGTACCGCATGCTTCATCCAGGACAATGAGGAGTTCATGAGCGAACTCGGGATTCCATACGATTACCGGGTCATAGCACCCATAGTATTCGGATACGAAGGTAAGGTCCGGGAAAGACCACCCAGGCAGGAGCCGGAAGTGGTCTGGATACACTGAAACAGGATCATTCTATCCTGTTGTCTTTTTCTTTGAAATTTCCAGACTTAATTCTTCCTGGATTCCACTAATTTAGGTAGATGGATTCAGGGTATGGTTTTTACTGTAATTATGAAAAATTAAAAAAGAGGCGGGTTTGGAGGACAGGTTCCAAACCCATTTTAGTTAAACGTTTTTATTATCATCTTCACGCTTCTGCGGAGTGAAACGAATCCTCGCCGAGCGGAACGTAGCTTTCCGGTTCGGACCATTTTACAGCGAGCTTATCCTCTTGTACTTCCAGAATCGTGTTTGTAATCCTGTCCAGCATCTCCATCGCTCCGCGATATCCGACATCGAGCATACGCTGGGCACCGACTCTGTCATGGATCGGGAAACCGATTCTCACAAGAGGTATTCCCATCTCCTTTGCGATGTACTTACCGTTCGAATTGCCGATAAGCATTTCAGGCTTCGCCTTTCTTACCGCATCATTGAACGTGTCAAAGTCCACATCCTCGAGGATGGTCACATCACAGTCAGGCTTGACCTGCTTGACCCTTTCCATTGCATATTCTGCGAATCTGGGTGACTTGCTGGAAGCCACAACCAGAATTGGATGCATGCCATTTTCAAGAGCAAGGGACAACATGCCCAGGACATTGTTAGGATCTCCGTAGATGGCGACCTTTGTTCCGTAGAGATATTTGTGTGCGTCCACCATGGCATCTATGAGGCGTCCTCTCTCCTTCTGGTACTCTTCTGGAACATCCGTTCCTGCTATTTTGGACAGTGCAGCCAGTAACCTGTCAGTGTACTCCAGTCCTATTGGTAGTGGCAGATTCTGGGAAGGAATATCAAAGGTCTGTTCCAGGTAACCGACTGCTCTGTTATCGTTAGTTATTCCCAAGCCGATCGTTGCAGCACTGTTCTTCATGTCTGCTATATCGGAGTGGGTAGTACCTCCGGGGAATATCTTCTGGAGTTCCCCTGTCATAGGTGCGTCAAAGGTTTCAGAGATATCCGGCAGGAATATGAATGAATTTGATCCTATGGTGTTGGAAAGTATGTTCTTGAGTTCACGTGTGTCCTCCGGAGATATGTTCTCTGAGAGCACCACATTGAGCTTGTTGTTGAAGATATCGCTTTCTGATTCATGGGTTGTGAACTGTTTCACTATAGCTTCCACTGCCTTGATGTAGCCGCTGTTATGGCTGTCCTCATAGCTTGGGGTTGGCACAGGAATTATGATCAGGTTTTCTGAAAGTTCAGGCTCTTCCTCTTTGAACTCGGCAATTATACGTCCTATATCGTCGCCGATAGTTTCGGCAAGACAGGTTGTTGAAACACCGATCACCTTTGGCCTGTAACGTAATATAAGGTTCTTGAGACCTTTCTTGAGATTCTCGCTTCCGCCATACACAGCACCCTTTTCACTAAGGGAACTGGATCCGATGTCCACAGGTTCCCTGAAATGGTGTGCAAGGTGGAGTCTCATATATGTACTGCATCCCTGTGAGCCATGGAGCAGTACCATGGAATCCTCTATCCCCTTAAATGCCATTACACTGCCGATTGGCTGGCACATAATACAGGGGTTGACCGTGGAATAGTTTCTCTCTGTCATGCTATCGACTCCTGGTGCAGTGTAGCGGTATTAAGATCCTGCATCTTGTTAGTCTCCTTTATTGAACTTTTCAGTTTTGTCCCGTTTTCTGCCTTAAGGTCAGAACTCTCCGAAGGCGTATCTCCGTCATTTGCCGGTCTTAACTTGCTTCCGTATGCCTTCCAGACAGGACTGTTTATGGAAGCGTCAAGTTCCCGTGCAAAATTGAGGAAACCATCATAGCCTTCGAACTCAATGACCCTGTCATGGTTAAAGTCACAGAAAGCCACACCGAGCTTGTAGGCAAGGAATCTCTCCTTGACACCCGCTACCATCAGGTCTGCCTTCTGCTTCCTTATAAGGTCAGCAAGCTCCAGCGGGTTCGCATCATCCACAATGACCGTACCGTCCTTGACCTGGTAGCTGATCTGTTTGTAGTCGTCCCGCTTTCCGGTTTGTGTTCCGATTATTACGACTTCCATTCCAAGTTCATGGAAGCCCTTGATAAGTGTAAGTGCCTTTGCAGCACCGCCCATATAGATCGCTGCAGTCTTTCCTTCAAGCCTGCTTCTGATAGCCTTGATCTCGGGCATTATTCTCCTGGTTTCATTTTCTATTATCTCTTCGGCGATCTTCATCATCTCCTCGGAACCGAAGAACTCGGCTACGGTCCGCAGTGCGATAGCAAGATCATCTATGCCGAAGTAACTTACCTTGCGGAAAGGAGTTCCGAATTCCTGCTTCATCCACTTAGCAAGGAATGTCATAGAGCCTGAACACTGTACAAGGTTCAGTTGTGCTCCGTGTGACTTTGAGATGCTGTCTACGGTTGCATCCCCTGTCATCGAAGTGATCACCTGTATTCCCATCTTCTCAAAGAGGGGTTTTACCAGCCAGACATCTCCTGCCACGTTGTAGTCACCAAGTATATTGATCCTGTACTCGGATTTTATCTCGGGCTCCCTTGTTCCGATAAGTTCCTTTAGCGCATTACATGCTGCCTTGTATCCATCGGACTTGGTTCCCTTGAACCCTTCTGACTGCACAGGGATCACAGGTATTCCTACCCTCTCAGTTGATTCCTTACAAACGGCCTGGAGATCATCGCCGATTATACCGACAATACAGGTTGAATAGACAAAGATGACCGGAGGGTTGTATAACTCGACCAGCTCGTCAATACACTTCGAGAGTTTTTTCTCACCACCGAATACTACATCTAATTCCTTCATATCAGTTGAGAAACTGGTACGGAACGTTTCCTTGTCACTTGACAGGCTGCCTCTTATGTCCCAGGTGTAACTTGCACATCCTATGGGGCCGTGTACGAGGTGTATAGCATCGGTGACGGGATTTAGGGCCACACGTGCTCCTGAATACACACAGGCTCTCTGGCTCATGGAACCTGCAATAGATGTGTTATCACATGCAAGTTCTCCTCCTTTTTTAGCCTGCTTCAGGGCGATGTATGGTTGTCTTTCATCCAGCGTGTTTATCACGCTTGTAATGTCTGGCATGTTCTCACTCCAAAATATATGAGGTCGCTTATTGTACGACCTCGAGTTCTTCTTCAGGGATAGTCTTGTCCTTTATGTCAAGGAATGTGTTTCCTATCTTCTCGACCAGGCGAGCTGCTCCTGCGTATCCCATAACCGGGAAGTGATGGAGGTTTGCTCTGTCCATGACCGGGAATCCTACCCTGACCAATGGTATGTCTTCTGCTAGTGCCATGTGCTTACCGTAGGTGTTACCTATCAGCATATCCACAGGTTCGTTCTTGATTATCTGGTGGAGGGTGAACAGGTCTGCTCCGGTAAGGATCTGTGAGTCAGGATACAGTGGATGTACCATTTCTGAAACCCTTTCTTCGAAATCCTTGCTTACCGTACCGGAGAGTATCACAGTTGGCTCCATTCCCATCTCAAGCACGAGGCTTGTGAGACCTTCGATGATGTCACAGTCACCGAATATTGCTACCTTCTTTCCGTAGAAGTGTGGGTGAGCATCTGTCATCATGTCAACGACCCTTGACCTTTCGTGTTCAAGTTCCGTTGGGATAGCAACGTCTGCAAGTTCAGCTGCCTTCATGACGAACCTGTCTGTAAAGCGTATGCCTATTGGCACAGGTCCGATCTGGACCGGCATCTTGAACTTGTTCTGGAATACCTTTGCTGCTGCTCCGCCGG
The window above is part of the Methanolobus zinderi genome. Proteins encoded here:
- a CDS encoding MATE family efflux transporter, translated to MNNKSEFLGTEDINKLLWKLSTPAIIGLLVQAFYNLVDTLFVGRALGEQSVLGIAGVAVAFPLQMLMMAISIGIGVGGSSVISRMLGSKDINKAEKTLGNVFAYTLILSIIFQILFFFNVDAVLNLFGATSDNLPYAKEYSVVILQGAFAFTFGFVLNNLVRAEGNSKVAMNNMVFSGVLNIFLDAILMFGFGMGVKGAALATVLAQLAGTLYLLHYYMSGKSPLKLELGNLVPQFPLIKEITLIGFGSFVMGASNSFMMLVLNNVLAVYGGDLSIAVFGVAIKLMMLILMPIIGISHGLQPIVGYNFGAENYARVNESVKKSLIVTTMFGLAGLILLSMFPGTFFSLFSTDADLISSGASAMRIMVLASPLIGINVIGTTLFQSVGKARPSFFLSMCRQILFLIPLVILLPYYFDLSGVWMASPLSDLFASLLSMFFVLKEYQYFKHRVDGDYS
- a CDS encoding Rieske (2Fe-2S) protein, giving the protein MPEKSWFFAMKENELNEGKIGFARVKGTPVILVKKDDTIYSLYGKCLHMGCRLSKGNFIDDYTLKCGCHGWEYDIRSGKHNGDDNTALEIYENKIEDGKILVLL
- a CDS encoding Rieske (2Fe-2S) protein, which gives rise to MASWIFAINENEINDGENKPLLLEGNAILLARQEGNYYAMSNKCPHMGCPFSKGTMEGFIVKCPCHDWEFDIRNGEFLTASEIKNPVYDTKISEGQVFVNMEGDH
- a CDS encoding glutaredoxin family protein — protein: MKKIMMYTLSTCPWCMRAKKFFREKDIPFEYIDYDKADEETRKSIQEDCKAHGEEMSFPFVKTGEDVVVGYNPEKYSKLLKS
- a CDS encoding ferredoxin-thioredoxin reductase catalytic domain-containing protein; this translates as MDTEKRKEQLRNMFQPLIESLGYKYSPDEELVDFLLEQEVNLEKEKGSPYCPCQGLTGEREHDMKLVCPCIPFHREHFDAMRRCWCGLYVHKDVDNPDDLPQISRKEFEQSRNKE
- a CDS encoding nitroreductase family protein, which produces MVGEENEVIRNIKTRRSVRDYTDKQVSEESINTIIDAGIHAPTGFGSEPWFFVVIQNREMMQRMSDYCKPKLLSQLEDVPSDNVTEFKKMLKKEEFDIFYNAPLLIIVLGSNAGFTTDYDCAMCAQNMMLAAHSMGIGSCWVGTACFIQDNEEFMSELGIPYDYRVIAPIVFGYEGKVRERPPRQEPEVVWIH
- a CDS encoding nitrogenase component 1; this encodes MTERNYSTVNPCIMCQPIGSVMAFKGIEDSMVLLHGSQGCSTYMRLHLAHHFREPVDIGSSSLSEKGAVYGGSENLKKGLKNLILRYRPKVIGVSTTCLAETIGDDIGRIIAEFKEEEPELSENLIIIPVPTPSYEDSHNSGYIKAVEAIVKQFTTHESESDIFNNKLNVVLSENISPEDTRELKNILSNTIGSNSFIFLPDISETFDAPMTGELQKIFPGGTTHSDIADMKNSAATIGLGITNDNRAVGYLEQTFDIPSQNLPLPIGLEYTDRLLAALSKIAGTDVPEEYQKERGRLIDAMVDAHKYLYGTKVAIYGDPNNVLGMLSLALENGMHPILVVASSKSPRFAEYAMERVKQVKPDCDVTILEDVDFDTFNDAVRKAKPEMLIGNSNGKYIAKEMGIPLVRIGFPIHDRVGAQRMLDVGYRGAMEMLDRITNTILEVQEDKLAVKWSEPESYVPLGEDSFHSAEA
- the nifE gene encoding nitrogenase iron-molybdenum cofactor biosynthesis protein NifE, with the protein product MPDITSVINTLDERQPYIALKQAKKGGELACDNTSIAGSMSQRACVYSGARVALNPVTDAIHLVHGPIGCASYTWDIRGSLSSDKETFRTSFSTDMKELDVVFGGEKKLSKCIDELVELYNPPVIFVYSTCIVGIIGDDLQAVCKESTERVGIPVIPVQSEGFKGTKSDGYKAACNALKELIGTREPEIKSEYRINILGDYNVAGDVWLVKPLFEKMGIQVITSMTGDATVDSISKSHGAQLNLVQCSGSMTFLAKWMKQEFGTPFRKVSYFGIDDLAIALRTVAEFFGSEEMMKIAEEIIENETRRIMPEIKAIRSRLEGKTAAIYMGGAAKALTLIKGFHELGMEVVIIGTQTGKRDDYKQISYQVKDGTVIVDDANPLELADLIRKQKADLMVAGVKERFLAYKLGVAFCDFNHDRVIEFEGYDGFLNFARELDASINSPVWKAYGSKLRPANDGDTPSESSDLKAENGTKLKSSIKETNKMQDLNTATLHQESIA